From Medicago truncatula cultivar Jemalong A17 chromosome 7, MtrunA17r5.0-ANR, whole genome shotgun sequence, a single genomic window includes:
- the LOC11436743 gene encoding cysteine protease ATG4 isoform X3, whose protein sequence is MRRFQERVLGSCRTDVSSSDGDIWLLGVCHKISQHESTGDVDIRNVFAAFEQDFFSRILITYRKGFDAIEDSKYTSDVNWGCMLRSSQMLVAQALLFHKLGRSWRKTVDKPVDKEYIDILQLFGDSEAAAFSIHNLLQAGKGYGLAVGSWVGPYAMCRTWEVLARNQREKNEQGEQLLPMAIYVVSGDEDGERGGAPVVCIEDACKRCLEFSRGLVPWTPLLLLVPLVLGLDKVNLRYIPLLQSTFKFPQSLGILGGKPGASTYIIGVQNDKAFYLDPHEVKPVVNITGDTQEPNTSSYHCNISRHMPLDSIDPSLAIGFYCRDKDDFDDFCSRATKLAEESNGAPLFTVAQSRSLPMQVTSNSVSGDDTRFEEDDSLSMNLVNDAGNEDDWQFL, encoded by the exons ATGAGGAGATTTCAGGAGCGTGTACTAGGGTCATGCAGGACTGACGTTTCGAGCTCTGATGGCGATATATGGCTTCTAGGTGTCTGCCATAAAATTTCACAGCATGAATCAACTGGAGATGTAGATATTCGTAACGTGTTTGCAGCATTTGAGCAAGATTTTTTCTCTAGAATATTAATAACTTACCGGAAAG GCTTTGATGCAATTGAAGATTCGAAGTATACTAGTGATGTTAATTGGGGTTGTATGCTTCGAAGCAGCCAGATGCTTGTTGCTCAG GCATTACTTTTTCACAAGTTAGGTAGATCGTGGAGAAAAACTGTTGACAAG CCAGTGGATAAAGAATATATTGACATCTTGCAACTATTTGGTGATTCCGAGGCGGCTGCTTTTTCTATCCACAACCTTCTTCAAGCTGGTAAAGGTTATGGTCTAGCCGTTGGGTCATGGGTGGGGCCATATGCTATGTGTCGCACATGGGAAGTTCTAGCTCGAAACCAGAGGGAGAAGAATGAGCAAGGAGAACAGCTACTTCCAATGGCTATTTACGTTGTTTCTGGAGATGAAGACGGGGAACGAGGTGGAGCACCAGTTGTCTGCATTGAAGATGCCTGCAAACGCTGTTTAGAGTTTTCAAGGGGCCTAGTTCCTTGGACACCTCTACTTTTATTGGTTCCTTTGGTTCTTGGACTTGATAAAGTCAATCTAAG GTACATTCCTTTATTGCAGTCAACTTTTAAATTTCCTCAGAGCCTTGGAATCTTGGGTGGAAAACCAGGTGCTTCGACATACATTATTGGTGTTCAGAATGATAAGGCATTCTACCTTGATCCACATGAAGTTAAGCCG GTTGTTAATATTACTGGGGATACTCAAGAGCCTAATACATCATCATATCACTGCAA CATTAGCAGGCACATGCCCCTAGATTCAATTGACCCGTCTTTGGCTATTGGATTTTACTGCCGAGACAAAG atgattttgatgatttttgttcCCGAGCAACTAAGCTTGCAGAAGAATCAAACGGTGCACCATTATTCACTGTAGCTCAGTCTAGGAGTCTCCCAATGCAAGTCACAAGTAATTCTGTGTCAGGTGACGACACAAGATTTGAAGAGGATGATTCGCTTAGTATGAACCTTGTTAATGATGCAGGCAATGAAGATGACTGGCAATTCCTATAA
- the LOC11436743 gene encoding cysteine protease ATG4 isoform X2, which yields MVLKDLCDRIVAAKCSSKSSTEIVDNTQVPASSKAGSSDIHSRNSGWAAAVRKVVSGGSMRRFQERVLGSCRTDVSSSDGDIWLLGVCHKISQHESTGDVDIRNVFAAFEQDFFSRILITYRKGFDAIEDSKYTSDVNWGCMLRSSQMLVAQALLFHKLGRSWRKTVDKPVDKEYIDILQLFGDSEAAAFSIHNLLQAGKGYGLAVGSWVGPYAMCRTWEVLARNQREKNEQGEQLLPMAIYVVSGDEDGERGGAPVVCIEDACKRCLEFSRGLVPWTPLLLLVPLVLGLDKVNLRYIPLLQSTFKFPQSLGILGGKPGASTYIIGVQNDKAFYLDPHEVKPVVNITGDTQEPNTSSYHCNISRHMPLDSIDPSLAIGFYCRDKDDFDDFCSRATKLAEESNGAPLFTVAQSRSLPMQVTSNSVSGDDTRFEEDDSLSMNLVNDAGNEDDWQFL from the exons ATGGTATTGAAGGATTTATGTGATAGGATTGTTGCTGCAAAGTGTTCTTCCAAAAGCTCAACCGAGATTGTCGATAATACTCAGGTGCCCGCCTCTTCAAAGGCAGGGTCTAGTGATA TTCATTCTCGAAATAGTGGGTGGGCAGCTGCTGTGAGGAAAGTCGTTAGTGGCGGTTCAATGAGGAGATTTCAGGAGCGTGTACTAGGGTCATGCAGGACTGACGTTTCGAGCTCTGATGGCGATATATGGCTTCTAGGTGTCTGCCATAAAATTTCACAGCATGAATCAACTGGAGATGTAGATATTCGTAACGTGTTTGCAGCATTTGAGCAAGATTTTTTCTCTAGAATATTAATAACTTACCGGAAAG GCTTTGATGCAATTGAAGATTCGAAGTATACTAGTGATGTTAATTGGGGTTGTATGCTTCGAAGCAGCCAGATGCTTGTTGCTCAG GCATTACTTTTTCACAAGTTAGGTAGATCGTGGAGAAAAACTGTTGACAAG CCAGTGGATAAAGAATATATTGACATCTTGCAACTATTTGGTGATTCCGAGGCGGCTGCTTTTTCTATCCACAACCTTCTTCAAGCTGGTAAAGGTTATGGTCTAGCCGTTGGGTCATGGGTGGGGCCATATGCTATGTGTCGCACATGGGAAGTTCTAGCTCGAAACCAGAGGGAGAAGAATGAGCAAGGAGAACAGCTACTTCCAATGGCTATTTACGTTGTTTCTGGAGATGAAGACGGGGAACGAGGTGGAGCACCAGTTGTCTGCATTGAAGATGCCTGCAAACGCTGTTTAGAGTTTTCAAGGGGCCTAGTTCCTTGGACACCTCTACTTTTATTGGTTCCTTTGGTTCTTGGACTTGATAAAGTCAATCTAAG GTACATTCCTTTATTGCAGTCAACTTTTAAATTTCCTCAGAGCCTTGGAATCTTGGGTGGAAAACCAGGTGCTTCGACATACATTATTGGTGTTCAGAATGATAAGGCATTCTACCTTGATCCACATGAAGTTAAGCCG GTTGTTAATATTACTGGGGATACTCAAGAGCCTAATACATCATCATATCACTGCAA CATTAGCAGGCACATGCCCCTAGATTCAATTGACCCGTCTTTGGCTATTGGATTTTACTGCCGAGACAAAG atgattttgatgatttttgttcCCGAGCAACTAAGCTTGCAGAAGAATCAAACGGTGCACCATTATTCACTGTAGCTCAGTCTAGGAGTCTCCCAATGCAAGTCACAAGTAATTCTGTGTCAGGTGACGACACAAGATTTGAAGAGGATGATTCGCTTAGTATGAACCTTGTTAATGATGCAGGCAATGAAGATGACTGGCAATTCCTATAA
- the LOC11436743 gene encoding cysteine protease ATG4 isoform 1 (isoform 1 is encoded by transcript variant 1): protein MVLKDLCDRIVAAKCSSKSSTEIVDNTQVPASSKAGSSDSKFPKASLWSTFFTSGFSVDETYSESSSSEKKTVHSRNSGWAAAVRKVVSGGSMRRFQERVLGSCRTDVSSSDGDIWLLGVCHKISQHESTGDVDIRNVFAAFEQDFFSRILITYRKGFDAIEDSKYTSDVNWGCMLRSSQMLVAQALLFHKLGRSWRKTVDKPVDKEYIDILQLFGDSEAAAFSIHNLLQAGKGYGLAVGSWVGPYAMCRTWEVLARNQREKNEQGEQLLPMAIYVVSGDEDGERGGAPVVCIEDACKRCLEFSRGLVPWTPLLLLVPLVLGLDKVNLRYIPLLQSTFKFPQSLGILGGKPGASTYIIGVQNDKAFYLDPHEVKPVVNITGDTQEPNTSSYHCNISRHMPLDSIDPSLAIGFYCRDKDDFDDFCSRATKLAEESNGAPLFTVAQSRSLPMQVTSNSVSGDDTRFEEDDSLSMNLVNDAGNEDDWQFL, encoded by the exons ATGGTATTGAAGGATTTATGTGATAGGATTGTTGCTGCAAAGTGTTCTTCCAAAAGCTCAACCGAGATTGTCGATAATACTCAGGTGCCCGCCTCTTCAAAGGCAGGGTCTAGTGATAGTAAGTTTCCCAAGGCTTCCTTATGGTCAACCTTCTTTACATCTGGTTTTTCAGTCGATGAAACATATAGTGAATCATCATCTTCTGAAAAGAAAACAGTTCATTCTCGAAATAGTGGGTGGGCAGCTGCTGTGAGGAAAGTCGTTAGTGGCGGTTCAATGAGGAGATTTCAGGAGCGTGTACTAGGGTCATGCAGGACTGACGTTTCGAGCTCTGATGGCGATATATGGCTTCTAGGTGTCTGCCATAAAATTTCACAGCATGAATCAACTGGAGATGTAGATATTCGTAACGTGTTTGCAGCATTTGAGCAAGATTTTTTCTCTAGAATATTAATAACTTACCGGAAAG GCTTTGATGCAATTGAAGATTCGAAGTATACTAGTGATGTTAATTGGGGTTGTATGCTTCGAAGCAGCCAGATGCTTGTTGCTCAG GCATTACTTTTTCACAAGTTAGGTAGATCGTGGAGAAAAACTGTTGACAAG CCAGTGGATAAAGAATATATTGACATCTTGCAACTATTTGGTGATTCCGAGGCGGCTGCTTTTTCTATCCACAACCTTCTTCAAGCTGGTAAAGGTTATGGTCTAGCCGTTGGGTCATGGGTGGGGCCATATGCTATGTGTCGCACATGGGAAGTTCTAGCTCGAAACCAGAGGGAGAAGAATGAGCAAGGAGAACAGCTACTTCCAATGGCTATTTACGTTGTTTCTGGAGATGAAGACGGGGAACGAGGTGGAGCACCAGTTGTCTGCATTGAAGATGCCTGCAAACGCTGTTTAGAGTTTTCAAGGGGCCTAGTTCCTTGGACACCTCTACTTTTATTGGTTCCTTTGGTTCTTGGACTTGATAAAGTCAATCTAAG GTACATTCCTTTATTGCAGTCAACTTTTAAATTTCCTCAGAGCCTTGGAATCTTGGGTGGAAAACCAGGTGCTTCGACATACATTATTGGTGTTCAGAATGATAAGGCATTCTACCTTGATCCACATGAAGTTAAGCCG GTTGTTAATATTACTGGGGATACTCAAGAGCCTAATACATCATCATATCACTGCAA CATTAGCAGGCACATGCCCCTAGATTCAATTGACCCGTCTTTGGCTATTGGATTTTACTGCCGAGACAAAG atgattttgatgatttttgttcCCGAGCAACTAAGCTTGCAGAAGAATCAAACGGTGCACCATTATTCACTGTAGCTCAGTCTAGGAGTCTCCCAATGCAAGTCACAAGTAATTCTGTGTCAGGTGACGACACAAGATTTGAAGAGGATGATTCGCTTAGTATGAACCTTGTTAATGATGCAGGCAATGAAGATGACTGGCAATTCCTATAA
- the LOC11435565 gene encoding uncharacterized protein, translated as MMTVSAESSLKKMSWSRGKQPSGWTAFDLKQKMKNSIDSEVDKDPFPPIGSSSSMRHGDKFVKKKHVPLKPFSSVLVPNVNFPPLKEAGNGQKAVLGSDSCGTTAQEDVNGPTKMLKEQHPWAENSLIDDILAAVNNNVDKAVALLETMASAVNFEEHKVLSNPHPRPLISDDVTRVVKTGESLALEMVKDDILFHSNIVGQLQDNNKDLENRYAFSGQKFSDVMDLLNSVPVEPEWEEDDIYLSHRKDALKTMRSASRHSKAAANAFLKGEHFSAQQHSARAREEWHNADKLNSEAATKILSIRNSDNDISRLDLHGLHAAEAVQALQEHLRRIESQGFSKSLAPSNNAKKNGDAHSTLGSLNLMDWENLDKQVPLRLRSLAVHVITGVGNHSRGQAALPTAVRSFLSENRYRFEEMRPGVITVWPKFRQS; from the exons ATGATGACTGTTTCAGCCGAATCATCCCTTAAGAAGATGTCGTGGTCCAGGGGCAAACAACCTTCTGGTTGGACAGCTTTTGATCTCAAGCAGAAAATGAAGAACAGTATTGATTCTGAAGTTGACAAGGATCCTTTCCCACCTATAGGCTCATCTAGTTCTATGCGACATGGTGATAAGTTTGTCAAGAAGAAACATGTTCCTCTGAAGCCTTTCTCTTCGGTACTTGTACCTAATGTAAACTTCCCTCCTTTGAAGGAGGCTGGGAATGGCCAAAAGGCAGTTTTAGGTTCTGATTCTTGCGGGACTACTGCTCAGGAAGATGTTAATGGACCTACCAAGATGCTCAAAGAGCAGCATCCTTGGGCTGAAAATAGCTTGATTGACGATATCTTGGCCGCCGTTAATAATAATGTTGACAAGGCTGTGGCTTTATTGGAAACAATGGCCTCTGCAGTCAATTTCGAAGAACACAAAGTATTGAGCAATCCCCATCCAAGGCCACTTATTTCAGATGATGTAACACGTGTGGTGAAGACTGGTGAAAGTCTTGCATTAGAAATGGTCAAAGATGACATTCTCTTCCATTCTAATATTGTTGGTCAGCTCCAAGATAACAATAAAGACTTGGAGAATAGATATGCTTTCTCAGGTCAGAAGTTTTCTGATGTAATGGACCTCTTGAATTCTGTTCCGGTCGAGCCTGAATGGGAGGAGGATGATATTTACTTAAGCCATCGAAAGGATGCATTGAAGACAATGAG GTCAGCATCACGACATTCTAAGGCAGCCGCAAACGCTTTTCTAAAAGGAGAACACTTTTCTGCCCAACAACATTCAGCGAGAGCCAGGGAGGAATGGCATAATGCCGACAAACTTAATTCTGAGGCAGCTACAAAAATATTAAGTATCAGAAATAGTGATAATGATATCTCGAGACTGGATTTACATGGTCTTCATGCAGCTGAAGCTGTTCAAGCATTGCAAGAACATCTCCGTAGAATTGAAAGTCAAGGCTTCTCAAAGAGCTTAGCCCCTTCAAATAATGCGAAGAAGAATGGCGATGCACATTCCACTCTTGGGTCTCTTAACTTAATGGACTGGGAAAATTTGGATAAGCAAGTGCCATTAAGGCTTAGATCATTAGCTGTACATGTGATAACAG GTGTTGGCAATCACAGCCGAGGCCAAGCTGCTCTTCCTACAGCTGTAAGAAGTTTCCTCAGTGAAAACAG ATATCGTTTTGAGGAGATGAGACCAGGAGTAATCACAGTGTGGCCCAAATTTCGTCAAAGTTGA
- the LOC120577068 gene encoding transcription termination factor MTEF1, chloroplastic produces the protein MFFLQSFHHRQTPSSYPPSQSSNSIVPNRYPNRNGYIKFRTTYNENLHYLKALTIINPNTKPNNLPHPDTINHILTIITFLKSHSFTEADIPRLVHHSPHLFTTSISPTSLSPVFTFLASDLLASVEDSHGLILRCPNLLFTDVNHILKPTLHFLREEVGVSNLNRPTNRNAHLLNTRVEKMRMRVRFLEEVVGFTYEEARNVCARLPAILGYDVENNLWPKFVYLVKEMEREVEELKKFPQFFGFSLDKRIVPRHLHLKERGVRIPLNRMLMWGDEKFYAKWK, from the coding sequence ATGTTCTTCCTCCAATCTTTCCACCATCGCCAAACTCCATCTTCTTATCCTCCCTCTCAATCATCAAACTCTATAGTACCTAACCGTTACCCTAACAGAAACGGTTACATCAAGTTCAGAACAACCTACAATGAAAATCTCCATTACCTAAAAGCACTAACCATAATAAACCCCAACACAAAACCAAACAACCTCCCTCACCCGGACACCATCAACCACATCCTCACCATCATCACATTCCTCAAATCCCACTCCTTCACCGAGGCCGACATCCCCCGGCTAGTACACCATTCTCCCCACCTCTTCACAACCTCCATCTCCCCTACCTCCCTCTCCCCCGTCTTCACCTTCCTTGCATCTGACCTCCTCGCCAGTGTGGAAGACTCCCACGGCCTCATCCTCCGCTGTCCTAACCTCCTCTTCACCGACGTAAACCATATCCTCAAACCAACCCTCCACTTCCTCCGCGAGGAAGTTGGAGTTAGTAACCTAAACAGGCCAACTAACCGGAACGCGCATCTTCTCAACACGCGTGTGGAGAAGATGCGCATGAGGGTGAGGTTTCTTGAGGAAGTGGTTGGGTTTACGTACGAGGAAGCGAGGAATGTTTGTGCGAGGTTGCCAGCGATATTGGGGTACGATGTGGAGAATAACTTGTGGCCGAAGTTTGTGTATTTGGTGAAAGAGATGGAGAGGGAGGTggaagagttgaagaagtttCCGCAGTTTTTTGGGTTTAGTTTGGATAAGAGGATTGTTCCAAGGCATTTACATTTGAAAGAAAGAGGTGTTAGGATTCCTTTGAATAGAATGTTGATGTGGGGTGATGAAAAGTTCTATGCAAAGTGGAAGTGA
- the LOC11426082 gene encoding ELMO domain-containing protein A isoform X2 codes for MDDRGGSFVAVRRISQGLDRGNAYHSSSGSTAWIGRGLSCVCAQRRESDARLSFDLTPYQEECLQRLQSRIDVPYDSSIPEHQASLRALWNAAFPEEELNGLISEQWKDMGWQGKDPSTDFRGGGYISLENLLFFARNFPKSFQDLLRKQEGDRSVWEYPFAVAGVNITFMLIQMLDLEAVKPRTLVGATFLKFLAENESAFDLLYCITFKLMDNQWLSMHASYMDFNTVMKSTRRQLEKELLLEDLTQLEDVPSYKLLTR; via the exons TGATCGTGGAAACGCTTACCATTCATCTTCtg GATCAACGGCATGGATTGGCCGAGGTTTGTCTTGTGTATGTGCACAGAGAAGAGAGAGCGATGCTCGACTCTCTTTTGATTTAACTCCATACCAG GAAGAATGCTTGCAGAGGCTTCAGAGTCGTATAGATGTTCCATATGATAGTTCTATCCCTGAGCACCAG GCATCCTTAAGGGCTTTATGGAATGCTGCATTtcctgaagaagaactcaatgGCTTGATTTCAGAGCAGTGGAAAGACATGGGCTGGCAAGGGAAGGATCCATCAACAGATTTTAG GGGTGGTGGTTACATATCATTGGAGAATTTGCTGTTTTTTGCCAGGAATTTCCCA AAATCTTTTCAAGATCTTTTGCGGAAGCAGGAAGGAGATCGTTCAGTGTGGGAGTACCCGTTTGCGGTTGCTGGTGTTAACATTACATTCATGCTTATTCAAATGCTAGATCTTGAAGCAG TTAAGCCACGGACACTGGTGGGAGCAACTTTCTTAAAATTCCTTGCAG AAAATGAGTCGGCCTTTGATCTTCTCTATTGCATAACATTCAAGCTGATGGACAATCAATGGCTTTCCATGCACGCGTCATACATGGATTTTAAT ACAGTGATGAAATCTACACGCCGTCAGCTGGAGAAAGAACTTCTCCTTGAAGACCTTACACAACTAGAAGATGTACCCTCATACAAACTTCTCACACGATAG
- the LOC11426082 gene encoding ELMO domain-containing protein A isoform X1 has protein sequence MDDRGGSFVAVRRISQGLDRGNAYHSSSAEFVTGSTAWIGRGLSCVCAQRRESDARLSFDLTPYQEECLQRLQSRIDVPYDSSIPEHQASLRALWNAAFPEEELNGLISEQWKDMGWQGKDPSTDFRGGGYISLENLLFFARNFPKSFQDLLRKQEGDRSVWEYPFAVAGVNITFMLIQMLDLEAVKPRTLVGATFLKFLAENESAFDLLYCITFKLMDNQWLSMHASYMDFNTVMKSTRRQLEKELLLEDLTQLEDVPSYKLLTR, from the exons TGATCGTGGAAACGCTTACCATTCATCTTCtg CTGAGTTTGTGACAGGATCAACGGCATGGATTGGCCGAGGTTTGTCTTGTGTATGTGCACAGAGAAGAGAGAGCGATGCTCGACTCTCTTTTGATTTAACTCCATACCAG GAAGAATGCTTGCAGAGGCTTCAGAGTCGTATAGATGTTCCATATGATAGTTCTATCCCTGAGCACCAG GCATCCTTAAGGGCTTTATGGAATGCTGCATTtcctgaagaagaactcaatgGCTTGATTTCAGAGCAGTGGAAAGACATGGGCTGGCAAGGGAAGGATCCATCAACAGATTTTAG GGGTGGTGGTTACATATCATTGGAGAATTTGCTGTTTTTTGCCAGGAATTTCCCA AAATCTTTTCAAGATCTTTTGCGGAAGCAGGAAGGAGATCGTTCAGTGTGGGAGTACCCGTTTGCGGTTGCTGGTGTTAACATTACATTCATGCTTATTCAAATGCTAGATCTTGAAGCAG TTAAGCCACGGACACTGGTGGGAGCAACTTTCTTAAAATTCCTTGCAG AAAATGAGTCGGCCTTTGATCTTCTCTATTGCATAACATTCAAGCTGATGGACAATCAATGGCTTTCCATGCACGCGTCATACATGGATTTTAAT ACAGTGATGAAATCTACACGCCGTCAGCTGGAGAAAGAACTTCTCCTTGAAGACCTTACACAACTAGAAGATGTACCCTCATACAAACTTCTCACACGATAG
- the LOC11426082 gene encoding ELMO domain-containing protein A isoform X3, whose protein sequence is MDDRGGSFVAVRRISQGLDRGNAYHSSSAEFVTGSTAWIGRGLSCVCAQRRESDARLSFDLTPYQEECLQRLQSRIDVPYDSSIPEHQASLRALWNAAFPEEELNGLISEQWKDMGWQGKDPSTDFRGGGYISLENLLFFARNFPKSFQDLLRKQEGDRSVWEYPFAVAGVNITFMLIQMLDLEAVKPRTLVGATFLKFLAENESAFDLLYCITFKLMDNQWLSMHASYMDFN, encoded by the exons TGATCGTGGAAACGCTTACCATTCATCTTCtg CTGAGTTTGTGACAGGATCAACGGCATGGATTGGCCGAGGTTTGTCTTGTGTATGTGCACAGAGAAGAGAGAGCGATGCTCGACTCTCTTTTGATTTAACTCCATACCAG GAAGAATGCTTGCAGAGGCTTCAGAGTCGTATAGATGTTCCATATGATAGTTCTATCCCTGAGCACCAG GCATCCTTAAGGGCTTTATGGAATGCTGCATTtcctgaagaagaactcaatgGCTTGATTTCAGAGCAGTGGAAAGACATGGGCTGGCAAGGGAAGGATCCATCAACAGATTTTAG GGGTGGTGGTTACATATCATTGGAGAATTTGCTGTTTTTTGCCAGGAATTTCCCA AAATCTTTTCAAGATCTTTTGCGGAAGCAGGAAGGAGATCGTTCAGTGTGGGAGTACCCGTTTGCGGTTGCTGGTGTTAACATTACATTCATGCTTATTCAAATGCTAGATCTTGAAGCAG TTAAGCCACGGACACTGGTGGGAGCAACTTTCTTAAAATTCCTTGCAG AAAATGAGTCGGCCTTTGATCTTCTCTATTGCATAACATTCAAGCTGATGGACAATCAATGGCTTTCCATGCACGCGTCATACATGGATTTTAAT TGA